One Candidatus Effluviviaceae Genus I sp. DNA segment encodes these proteins:
- the nadB gene encoding L-aspartate oxidase, which translates to MRTAEFVVVGSGIAGLTFALSVADRGRVVIVTKKGDAETATNTAQGGIAAVMDETDSFEKHIEDTLVAGVGLCNREAVEVAVRRGPEAVRKLAAWGASFSTEEGRAEAPAFALGREGGHSGRRIVHAADMTGREIEQALLAAVERHPDIEILEDHLAVDLAVAGPPGARRCVGVHVLDIRGQAVDTIGGSVTVLATGGCGKVYLYTTNPDIATGDGVAMALRAGVPVRNMEFIQFHPTCLYHPTVKSFLISEAVRGEGAVLTTLSGRRIMEGVHPRADLAPRDIVARAIDKTMKTTGDKHALLDATGIGAERLRARFPMISGRLAELGIDVAREPIPVVPAAHYLCGGVAVDLDARTELPGLLAMGETAHTGMHGANRLASNSLLEAVVFGERGARAAIEDARSLGRPGDVPAWSGGSPGAMPEGVVIDHNWDVVRRLMWDYVGIVRTERRLSLARERMLSIRNEVSGSLAAHPLSADLIELRNICLVGDLIVRSALERRESRGLHFIEDYPDRDDARFARDTVVREGPVV; encoded by the coding sequence ATGAGGACCGCCGAGTTCGTCGTGGTCGGCAGCGGCATCGCCGGCCTCACCTTCGCCCTGTCGGTCGCGGACCGGGGGCGCGTCGTGATCGTCACGAAGAAGGGCGACGCCGAGACGGCGACGAACACGGCGCAGGGCGGCATCGCCGCCGTGATGGACGAGACCGACTCGTTCGAGAAGCACATCGAGGACACGCTCGTCGCGGGCGTCGGGCTCTGCAACCGCGAGGCGGTCGAGGTCGCGGTGCGCCGCGGGCCCGAGGCCGTGAGGAAGCTCGCGGCCTGGGGCGCGAGCTTCTCGACGGAAGAGGGGCGCGCGGAGGCTCCCGCCTTCGCTCTCGGCAGGGAGGGCGGCCACTCGGGGAGGCGCATCGTCCACGCGGCGGACATGACTGGCCGCGAGATCGAGCAGGCGCTGCTCGCGGCCGTCGAGCGCCATCCGGACATTGAGATCCTCGAGGACCACCTCGCCGTCGACCTCGCCGTCGCAGGTCCACCCGGCGCGCGACGGTGCGTCGGCGTGCACGTGCTCGACATCCGCGGGCAGGCCGTGGACACCATCGGCGGGTCCGTGACCGTGCTCGCAACCGGCGGGTGCGGGAAGGTCTACCTCTACACGACGAACCCGGACATCGCGACGGGCGACGGGGTGGCCATGGCGCTCAGGGCGGGCGTCCCGGTGCGCAACATGGAGTTCATCCAGTTCCACCCGACGTGCCTCTATCACCCGACCGTGAAGTCGTTCCTCATCTCCGAGGCGGTGCGCGGGGAGGGGGCCGTGCTCACGACGCTGTCGGGACGGCGGATCATGGAGGGCGTCCATCCGCGGGCCGATCTGGCCCCCCGCGACATCGTGGCGCGGGCGATCGACAAGACGATGAAGACGACCGGGGACAAGCACGCGCTCCTCGACGCCACCGGCATCGGGGCCGAGCGCCTGAGGGCGCGCTTCCCGATGATCAGCGGGCGGCTCGCCGAGCTCGGCATCGACGTCGCCCGCGAGCCGATCCCCGTGGTCCCGGCCGCCCACTACCTGTGCGGCGGCGTCGCCGTGGACCTCGACGCGCGCACCGAGCTTCCGGGGCTCCTCGCGATGGGCGAGACGGCGCACACGGGGATGCACGGGGCCAATCGGCTGGCGAGCAACTCGCTCCTCGAGGCGGTCGTGTTCGGTGAGCGGGGCGCGCGCGCCGCGATCGAGGACGCCCGCTCGCTCGGGCGGCCGGGCGACGTGCCGGCCTGGAGCGGCGGGTCTCCCGGTGCGATGCCGGAGGGCGTCGTGATCGACCACAACTGGGACGTTGTCCGGCGGCTCATGTGGGACTATGTTGGCATCGTGCGGACCGAGAGGCGGCTCTCGCTCGCTCGCGAGAGGATGCTGTCCATCCGGAACGAGGTGAGCGGCTCCCTGGCCGCGCACCCACTGAGCGCCGACCTCATCGAACTCAGGAACATCTGCCTCGTGGGGGACCTCATCGTCCGAAGCGCCCTCGAGCGCAGGGAGTCGAGAGGGCTGCACTTCATCGAGGACTACCCCGACCGGGACGACGCGCGCTTCGCGCGGGACACGGTCGTGCGAGAAGGCCCCGTCGTGTGA
- a CDS encoding glycosyltransferase, with protein MRILFANSMRAFGGGERWVLEAADGLRARGHDVCAAARAGGALARLMRDGGHAVLELPMSGDLDVVSVGRLAAWMRRRRAELVCVGIERAVRLSCAAAKLARVRAVVERRGLALPVRPTALNRAVYGACVTRVVVNCRALVEDVSAFVPASRITVIPNGIDPSRLTRGAGAVFRSRFGIPERAPVLAVVARLTADKGHREALAAFREIRARVPAARLLIVGSGSLEAELRREASAHPDGSVVFAGHVEDVGPAMEASQVVLVSSRREGMPHVVLEAMALGTPVVATSVAGIPEMIEDGRDGLLVDPGAPDALAAAALRVLGDPALARDLAARAKRRVATEFTLDAMLDRTEACFRDEIVRRGGGGRPA; from the coding sequence GTGAGGATCCTCTTTGCGAACTCGATGAGGGCGTTCGGGGGCGGCGAGCGCTGGGTGCTCGAGGCCGCCGACGGCCTGCGCGCGCGGGGGCACGACGTCTGCGCGGCGGCGAGGGCGGGCGGCGCGCTCGCGAGGCTGATGAGGGACGGCGGCCACGCCGTGCTGGAGCTCCCGATGTCGGGCGATCTCGATGTCGTGTCCGTCGGCAGGCTGGCCGCGTGGATGAGGCGCCGCCGCGCGGAACTCGTGTGCGTGGGGATCGAGCGGGCCGTGAGGCTGTCGTGCGCGGCGGCGAAGCTCGCGCGCGTGCGCGCCGTGGTCGAGCGGCGCGGTCTGGCGCTGCCCGTGCGACCGACGGCGCTCAACCGTGCCGTCTACGGCGCGTGCGTGACGCGCGTGGTCGTCAACTGCCGCGCGCTCGTCGAGGACGTGTCGGCCTTCGTGCCGGCCTCTCGGATCACCGTCATCCCCAACGGGATCGACCCGTCGAGGTTGACGCGGGGAGCCGGCGCCGTCTTCCGGAGCCGGTTCGGCATCCCGGAACGCGCACCCGTGCTCGCCGTCGTCGCGAGGCTCACAGCGGACAAGGGGCACCGGGAAGCGCTTGCGGCGTTCCGTGAGATCCGCGCCAGGGTCCCGGCCGCGAGGCTCCTCATCGTCGGGTCCGGCTCGCTCGAAGCGGAGCTGAGACGCGAGGCGTCGGCGCACCCCGACGGGTCCGTCGTGTTCGCAGGCCACGTCGAGGACGTCGGCCCCGCGATGGAGGCATCGCAGGTCGTGCTCGTGAGCAGCCGCAGGGAGGGCATGCCGCACGTCGTGCTCGAGGCGATGGCGCTCGGCACGCCGGTCGTGGCGACGTCCGTCGCGGGCATTCCCGAGATGATCGAAGACGGACGAGACGGCCTGCTCGTTGACCCGGGGGCACCGGACGCGCTTGCGGCGGCGGCGCTGAGGGTCCTCGGCGACCCGGCGCTGGCCCGGGACCTTGCCGCCCGCGCGAAGCGGCGCGTCGCGACGGAGTTCACGCTCGACGCCATGCTCGACAGGACCGAGGCGTGCTTCCGCGACGAGATCGTCCGTCGCGGAGGGGGAGGGCGCCCGGCGTGA
- the amrS gene encoding AmmeMemoRadiSam system radical SAM enzyme codes for MRRRTAEMAPRAGGRRLPLALLVLLVVGNAAAWRAADGAARQARGYVEPNVALHWERLDGNRVRCLLCPRTCTVSPGGRGACGVRENRGGTYYTLVYGNPCAVHVDPIEKKPLYHYLPATKSFSIATAGCNLECRFCQNWQISQSRPEDLVNQRMSPEDVVEAALASGSRTVAYTYSEPTVFYEYMLDCAKLAHERGLRNVYHSNGFINAEPLRELCKHMDAANIDLKGFTDEYYRDMAGGSLAPVLRSLKILREEGVHLEITTLLVPGGNDDPGDLRRMCRWIRENLGPATPLHFSRFHPQYKLTNVPPTPVERLELARRIAMEEGLEFVYIGNVPGHEANSTYCPGCGERVIGRIGYSVDAAGLRGGVCQRCGTVLPGVWE; via the coding sequence ATGCGGCGGAGGACGGCTGAGATGGCTCCCCGAGCCGGCGGGCGGCGCCTCCCGCTCGCGCTCCTGGTCTTGCTGGTCGTGGGGAACGCCGCGGCGTGGCGCGCGGCGGACGGCGCGGCGCGGCAAGCCAGGGGGTACGTCGAGCCGAACGTGGCGCTGCACTGGGAGAGGCTCGACGGCAACCGCGTGCGCTGCCTTCTCTGCCCGAGGACGTGCACGGTGTCGCCGGGCGGCAGGGGCGCCTGCGGCGTCCGAGAGAACCGAGGCGGCACCTACTACACGCTCGTCTACGGCAACCCGTGCGCGGTGCACGTCGATCCCATCGAGAAGAAGCCGCTCTACCACTACCTTCCCGCGACGAAGTCGTTCTCCATCGCGACGGCCGGCTGCAACCTCGAGTGCAGGTTCTGCCAGAACTGGCAGATCTCCCAGTCGAGGCCGGAGGACCTCGTCAACCAGCGGATGTCCCCCGAGGACGTCGTCGAAGCGGCGCTGGCGAGCGGGAGTCGCACCGTCGCCTACACGTACTCCGAGCCGACGGTCTTCTACGAGTACATGCTGGACTGCGCGAAGCTCGCTCACGAGCGCGGCCTGAGGAACGTGTACCACTCGAACGGGTTCATCAACGCAGAGCCGCTCCGCGAGCTGTGCAAGCACATGGACGCGGCGAACATCGACCTCAAGGGCTTCACGGACGAGTACTACCGGGACATGGCCGGAGGTTCGCTCGCGCCCGTCCTGCGGTCTCTCAAGATCCTCAGGGAAGAGGGCGTGCACCTCGAGATCACGACGCTTCTCGTCCCGGGCGGGAACGACGATCCCGGCGACCTCCGGAGGATGTGCCGGTGGATCCGCGAGAACCTCGGACCGGCGACGCCCCTTCACTTCTCGCGGTTCCATCCGCAGTACAAGCTGACGAACGTGCCGCCGACGCCCGTGGAACGGCTGGAGCTCGCGAGGCGGATCGCCATGGAGGAAGGCCTCGAGTTCGTGTACATCGGCAACGTCCCGGGACACGAGGCCAACAGCACGTACTGCCCGGGGTGCGGGGAGCGGGTGATCGGCCGCATAGGCTACTCCGTCGACGCGGCGGGGCTTCGGGGCGGCGTGTGCCAGCGCTGCGGGACGGTCCTCCCCGGCGTGTGGGAGTGA
- a CDS encoding glycosyltransferase family 9 protein, with protein sequence MRCIVIQTAFLGDALLTLPLLDLLRRSPAIEWVGVLAAPAGAEVVRLAAAADRVIEWDKRAGRGPAGTARVVRALRECRADAALVPHRSFRSALLPLLAGVRTRVGFDESGGRLLLTETVRYRERAHEVERIAILAARVGVEVPGGRVPYALRARSEDRDAVERFLGGADVGPSTPLLLVAPGSRWATKRWLPERFAAAARALARDLGAAIAIAGGPGDAAPGRAVAAALPEPPVDAVGRLSVGEWIAITERAAIVLSNDSAAAHAAAGLGTPVVAVFGPTVPAMGFSPYSDRAAVLGAGVDCRPCGRHGHAVCPLGHHACMTEISADAVLAAARGLLAGSRPS encoded by the coding sequence GTGAGGTGCATCGTCATCCAGACGGCCTTCCTCGGCGACGCGCTCCTGACGCTTCCGCTCCTCGATCTCCTCAGGCGGTCGCCCGCCATCGAGTGGGTGGGTGTTCTCGCGGCGCCCGCCGGCGCGGAGGTCGTGAGACTCGCGGCCGCGGCGGACCGTGTCATCGAGTGGGACAAGCGCGCGGGTCGCGGGCCGGCCGGGACGGCGCGCGTCGTGCGCGCGCTGCGCGAGTGCCGCGCGGACGCGGCGCTCGTCCCGCACCGCTCGTTCCGGAGCGCGCTTCTTCCTCTTCTCGCGGGCGTTCGCACGCGGGTGGGGTTCGACGAGAGCGGAGGTCGCCTGCTTCTCACGGAGACGGTCCGCTACCGGGAGCGGGCGCACGAGGTCGAGAGGATCGCGATCCTCGCGGCGCGCGTGGGCGTCGAGGTTCCGGGCGGCCGCGTGCCGTACGCGCTCCGCGCGCGGAGCGAGGACCGGGACGCCGTTGAGCGGTTCCTCGGTGGCGCCGACGTCGGGCCGAGCACGCCGCTCCTCCTTGTCGCGCCGGGGAGCCGGTGGGCGACCAAACGGTGGCTCCCGGAGCGGTTCGCCGCGGCGGCGCGGGCGCTCGCCCGCGACCTCGGCGCCGCGATCGCGATCGCCGGCGGCCCGGGCGACGCCGCCCCGGGCCGCGCGGTCGCCGCCGCGCTTCCGGAGCCGCCCGTGGATGCCGTCGGGCGGCTGAGCGTCGGGGAGTGGATCGCGATCACCGAGCGGGCGGCGATCGTCCTGTCCAACGACTCGGCCGCGGCGCACGCGGCGGCGGGCCTGGGGACGCCGGTCGTCGCGGTGTTCGGACCGACCGTGCCCGCGATGGGGTTCTCGCCGTACTCGGACCGGGCCGCCGTGCTCGGAGCCGGCGTGGACTGCAGGCCGTGCGGACGGCACGGTCATGCCGTGTGTCCGCTCGGGCACCACGCGTGCATGACGGAGATCTCGGCGGACGCCGTTCTGGCCGCCGCCCGGGGGCTCCTCGCCGGGAGTCGGCCCTCATGA
- a CDS encoding ABC transporter ATP-binding protein, with protein MRTFLRLLSCVRPSWRRLVAALVCMAVFALLSSVSLGMIVPFVNVLFERGELVGAAPGGNAGMTVAGVRDALRAWLLSFFASDTAAGSLGRMCVAFLVVFLVKSIFGYLQSFLMITVEQRVIRDLRDRLFEHLCRLSLSFFHGKRTGLLISRVTNDVTLVKGALVASFANLFREGLLALLYLGIAVWISWKLSLITFVVLPPILFLIVRVGQRLKKRSARIQEKMADITATLQESITGARVVRAFGMEGHEQRRFSRHTLEYFRTFVRMELLGTLAGPLTEYLGVIGVVVVIWYGGRQVLLDGSVSPDWFLIFLAATLSTMQPLKKLSHANNELQVGLAAAARVFSLLDTPPSVVSRPGAPALDAFRDRIEYRGVRFRYDTGDEVLRGIDLTIARGQIVAIVGASGAGKSTLLDLLPRFYDPTAGSVAIDGHDLRDLDVASVRRLMGVVTQETILFNDTARNNIAYGLEDASREDVVAAARAANAHAFIEALPSGYETPVGERGTRLSGGERQRIAIARAILKNPPILILDEATSSLDTESERLVQEAVERLLRGRTVLVIAHRLSTVRNADRIVVLEKGVVTEEGTHEELMRLGGTYRFLYDIQFRDRPVEPGPPSEGGRAGGA; from the coding sequence ATGCGAACCTTCCTCAGGCTCCTGAGCTGTGTGAGACCCTCCTGGCGCCGCCTCGTGGCGGCGCTCGTGTGCATGGCGGTCTTCGCGCTTCTGAGCAGCGTCTCCCTCGGCATGATCGTCCCCTTCGTCAACGTGCTCTTCGAGCGCGGGGAGCTCGTCGGCGCGGCTCCGGGCGGGAACGCGGGGATGACGGTCGCCGGCGTCAGGGACGCGCTGCGGGCGTGGCTCCTCTCGTTCTTCGCGTCGGACACGGCGGCGGGTTCGCTGGGCAGGATGTGCGTCGCCTTCCTCGTCGTGTTCCTCGTCAAGTCGATCTTCGGCTACCTTCAGAGCTTCCTGATGATCACCGTGGAGCAGCGCGTCATCAGGGACCTCAGGGACCGCCTCTTCGAGCACCTGTGCCGGCTCTCGCTGTCGTTCTTCCACGGAAAGCGGACGGGCCTTCTCATCTCGCGCGTCACGAACGACGTCACGCTCGTGAAGGGAGCCCTCGTCGCGAGCTTCGCGAACCTGTTCCGCGAGGGGCTTCTCGCCCTTCTCTATCTGGGCATCGCGGTCTGGATCAGCTGGAAGCTCTCGCTCATCACGTTCGTCGTGCTCCCGCCCATCCTCTTCCTCATCGTGCGCGTGGGGCAGCGCCTGAAGAAGCGCAGCGCCCGGATCCAGGAGAAGATGGCCGACATCACGGCGACGCTCCAGGAGTCCATCACGGGCGCCCGCGTCGTGAGGGCGTTCGGCATGGAGGGGCACGAGCAACGCCGGTTCTCGCGGCACACGCTCGAGTACTTCCGGACCTTCGTACGCATGGAGCTCCTCGGGACTCTCGCCGGGCCGCTCACGGAGTACCTGGGCGTCATCGGCGTCGTGGTCGTCATCTGGTACGGCGGGCGGCAGGTGCTGCTCGACGGCAGCGTGTCCCCGGACTGGTTCCTCATCTTCCTCGCGGCCACGCTGTCCACGATGCAGCCGCTCAAGAAGCTCTCCCACGCGAACAACGAGCTGCAGGTCGGCCTCGCCGCCGCCGCGCGCGTGTTCTCCCTGCTCGACACGCCCCCCTCGGTCGTGTCGAGACCGGGCGCGCCGGCGCTCGACGCGTTCCGCGACCGCATCGAGTACCGCGGCGTGCGGTTCCGCTACGACACGGGGGACGAGGTGCTGCGGGGCATCGACCTGACGATCGCGCGGGGGCAGATCGTCGCGATCGTCGGCGCGAGCGGGGCGGGGAAGTCCACACTGCTCGATCTCCTGCCGCGGTTCTACGATCCCACGGCCGGCTCGGTCGCGATCGACGGACATGACCTCAGGGACCTCGACGTGGCGTCCGTGCGCCGACTCATGGGCGTCGTGACCCAGGAGACCATCCTCTTCAACGACACGGCGCGAAACAACATCGCCTACGGCCTCGAGGACGCGAGCCGCGAGGACGTCGTCGCCGCCGCGCGGGCCGCCAACGCGCACGCGTTCATCGAGGCGCTGCCGAGCGGCTACGAGACGCCGGTGGGGGAGCGCGGCACGCGCCTCTCGGGCGGGGAGCGCCAGCGGATCGCGATCGCGCGCGCCATCCTCAAGAACCCGCCGATCCTCATCCTCGACGAGGCGACGTCCTCGCTGGACACCGAGTCCGAGCGACTCGTCCAGGAGGCCGTCGAACGCCTGCTTCGGGGGCGCACCGTGCTGGTGATCGCGCACCGGCTCTCCACCGTCAGGAACGCCGACCGCATCGTCGTCCTGGAGAAGGGCGTCGTCACCGAGGAAGGGACGCACGAGGAGCTCATGAGGCTGGGAGGGACGTATCGCTTCCTCTACGACATCCAGTTCCGGGACAGGCCCGTCGAGCCCGGCCCGCCGTCCGAGGGCGGCCGGGCGGGGGGCGCCTGA
- a CDS encoding right-handed parallel beta-helix repeat-containing protein has product MRLALVAVLMAALVCYAGAAVRTVTPQSDPYPTIQSAMLVSAPGDTVVLSPGTYRDVERFNTSIGLRTAVCKLASGVTLRGMNSANCVIDHTATEIGILCANITGGAIRNLTVRGGIGRDSGRQDDGDGRGLVAGIMCLENASPTIERVRMAESATGIVVRGGCAPVIRSCIIARGSHHGIYIFMNGSSPVVIDHTTIVQNFDAGVYVFAGSAAISSSCITHSGKPGVYSYECLPSVTYSNVFQNGRTLPVPVEYGGWITDQTGQNGNISLEPFYCDFTGALGYDYSVCIDSPNVGSGEGGTNIGARGGTCTQCVSPVTRATWGAIKALYR; this is encoded by the coding sequence ATGCGTCTTGCCCTCGTCGCGGTACTGATGGCGGCCCTGGTCTGCTACGCCGGGGCGGCGGTGCGCACGGTCACGCCCCAGAGCGATCCGTACCCGACCATCCAGTCCGCCATGCTCGTCTCGGCTCCCGGGGACACCGTCGTGCTCTCCCCCGGCACGTACCGCGATGTCGAGAGGTTCAACACGTCGATCGGCCTGCGGACCGCCGTCTGCAAGCTCGCGAGCGGGGTGACGCTCCGCGGCATGAACAGCGCCAACTGCGTCATCGACCACACGGCCACGGAGATCGGCATCCTCTGCGCGAACATCACCGGTGGCGCCATCAGGAACCTCACGGTCAGGGGAGGCATCGGCAGGGACTCCGGACGGCAGGACGACGGCGACGGCCGCGGCCTCGTGGCGGGGATCATGTGTCTGGAGAACGCAAGCCCGACGATCGAGCGCGTGCGCATGGCCGAGAGCGCCACGGGGATCGTCGTGCGCGGGGGCTGCGCGCCGGTCATCAGGTCGTGCATCATCGCCAGGGGCAGCCACCACGGGATCTACATCTTCATGAACGGCTCCTCGCCGGTCGTCATCGATCACACGACCATCGTGCAGAACTTCGACGCGGGCGTGTACGTCTTCGCCGGCTCGGCGGCGATCTCGAGCAGCTGCATCACGCACAGCGGCAAGCCCGGCGTGTACTCATACGAGTGCCTGCCGTCGGTCACGTACTCCAACGTGTTCCAGAACGGCCGCACGCTTCCGGTGCCCGTGGAGTACGGCGGGTGGATCACAGATCAGACAGGGCAGAACGGGAACATCTCCCTGGAGCCCTTCTACTGCGACTTCACGGGGGCCCTCGGATACGACTACAGCGTGTGTATCGACTCACCGAACGTGGGCAGTGGAGAGGGCGGCACGAACATCGGGGCGCGCGGGGGCACCTGCACGCAGTGCGTGTCGCCGGTGACCCGCGCGACGTGGGGTGCGATCAAGGCACTCTACAGGTAG
- a CDS encoding glycosyltransferase family 9 protein, giving the protein MRLSSLGDIVLTEPVVAALHGADPRREIGFAVKAEFRDLVAGDPRVSAVHALRGSAIGDLAALCGDVRRRRYSAVIDLHANARSAVIARSSGAPLVSVYRKREPAEWWRVRVARRPFRASARTVDRYLAALRRLGIAAVPARPRLHMPPGQEEWADGFLAGRGLRARDFVAMAPGAVWATKRWPAERYGEVVRELFLSTGLPTALVGSASERGACDAVIEAAGASSKATNAAGEATLGGTVAAISQAALFVGNDSGLTHAAVALGVPTVALFGPTDPGQFDFEGHAVVYADLACSACSFFGGERCPLGHWDCMRLITPDAVLASARGVLARAGGPR; this is encoded by the coding sequence GTGCGCCTGAGCTCCCTCGGCGACATCGTCCTCACGGAGCCCGTGGTCGCCGCGCTCCACGGAGCCGACCCCCGGCGCGAGATCGGCTTCGCCGTCAAGGCGGAGTTCCGCGATCTTGTCGCCGGCGACCCGCGCGTCTCCGCCGTTCACGCCCTTCGGGGCAGCGCGATCGGCGACCTCGCGGCGCTCTGCGGCGACGTGCGCCGGAGGCGCTACTCCGCCGTGATCGACCTCCACGCGAACGCGAGGAGCGCGGTGATCGCGCGCTCGTCCGGGGCGCCGCTCGTCAGCGTGTACCGCAAGCGGGAACCGGCCGAGTGGTGGCGCGTCCGCGTCGCGCGCAGGCCGTTCCGCGCGTCGGCGAGGACGGTGGACCGCTACCTGGCGGCGCTTCGGCGGCTCGGCATCGCGGCGGTCCCCGCGCGACCGCGGCTCCACATGCCTCCCGGGCAGGAGGAGTGGGCGGACGGCTTCCTGGCTGGGCGCGGTCTTCGGGCGCGCGACTTCGTGGCGATGGCCCCCGGGGCGGTGTGGGCCACGAAGCGGTGGCCCGCAGAGCGCTACGGGGAGGTCGTTCGCGAGCTCTTCCTGAGCACGGGTCTGCCGACGGCGCTCGTGGGAAGCGCGTCCGAGCGAGGGGCGTGCGACGCCGTGATCGAGGCGGCCGGGGCGTCGTCGAAGGCGACGAACGCGGCGGGCGAGGCGACGCTCGGCGGGACCGTCGCGGCGATCTCGCAGGCGGCGCTCTTCGTGGGGAACGACAGCGGGCTCACGCACGCCGCGGTGGCGCTCGGGGTGCCGACCGTCGCGCTCTTCGGTCCGACCGACCCGGGGCAGTTCGACTTCGAGGGGCACGCGGTGGTCTACGCCGACCTCGCCTGCAGCGCGTGCTCGTTCTTCGGCGGCGAGCGGTGCCCGCTCGGTCACTGGGACTGCATGCGGCTCATCACGCCGGACGCCGTCCTCGCGTCCGCGCGAGGCGTTCTGGCGCGCGCGGGAGGGCCGCGGTGA
- a CDS encoding glycosyltransferase produces MRSLVLTDSTIWTAETEYAVSVARAEALAGGDVTFASPGARFARGIDGVRAVALPEGVPSRSPVDFVVGARWLSNLARREAFDVLHSARATAHLMAACGAGRACPIVHLRGTATPPRAHAGNRFLYRRLTRAVVTSSSPVMRAVVERLRVPPARVHRLLAPVDTAVFRPRERDEALASSLGVPTGAKVVMNVARLAPVKGHETLLRAWAAVARAHPHAALVLVGEPWSGQPEGLMALARSLGIESSVAFAGRREDVPELLGVADVCALSSVGSEENSRAVSEYMAAGRPVVATAVGVVPELVEDGRSGLLVTPGDSGALAAALSSVLADPELATRMGSEGRRLAVERFSPEAFSAGLRAALRAAGVVA; encoded by the coding sequence ATGAGGTCGCTCGTTCTCACGGACTCCACGATCTGGACGGCCGAGACGGAGTACGCCGTGTCGGTCGCGCGCGCCGAGGCGCTCGCCGGCGGCGACGTGACGTTCGCCTCGCCCGGCGCGCGGTTCGCCCGGGGGATCGACGGCGTGCGGGCGGTGGCGCTCCCGGAGGGCGTCCCGTCGCGGTCGCCCGTGGACTTCGTCGTCGGAGCGCGCTGGCTGTCGAACCTGGCGCGCCGAGAGGCGTTCGACGTGCTGCACTCGGCGCGCGCGACCGCGCACCTCATGGCGGCGTGCGGGGCCGGGCGGGCGTGCCCGATCGTCCACCTGCGCGGAACCGCCACGCCGCCCAGGGCGCACGCGGGGAACCGCTTCCTCTATCGGCGTCTGACGAGGGCCGTTGTGACGTCGTCCTCCCCCGTGATGCGTGCGGTCGTGGAGCGGCTGCGCGTCCCGCCCGCCCGCGTGCACCGGCTGCTGGCGCCGGTGGACACGGCGGTCTTCCGCCCGCGGGAGCGCGACGAGGCGCTTGCCTCGTCGCTCGGCGTGCCGACCGGAGCGAAGGTCGTGATGAACGTCGCGAGGCTCGCTCCGGTGAAGGGGCACGAGACGCTCCTCCGCGCGTGGGCGGCCGTCGCGCGAGCGCACCCGCACGCTGCGCTCGTGCTCGTGGGCGAGCCGTGGTCGGGTCAGCCGGAGGGGCTCATGGCGCTGGCGCGCTCCCTGGGCATCGAGTCCTCCGTCGCGTTCGCGGGGCGCCGCGAGGACGTGCCCGAGCTGCTCGGCGTCGCGGACGTCTGCGCGTTGTCGTCGGTCGGGAGCGAGGAGAACTCGCGCGCGGTGAGCGAGTACATGGCGGCCGGGCGGCCGGTCGTCGCCACGGCCGTCGGGGTCGTGCCGGAGCTCGTGGAGGACGGCCGCAGCGGCCTGCTCGTGACGCCGGGGGACAGCGGGGCGCTCGCCGCGGCCCTGTCGAGTGTCCTCGCCGATCCCGAGCTCGCGACGCGGATGGGCTCCGAGGGGCGCAGGCTGGCGGTCGAGCGTTTCTCGCCCGAGGCGTTCTCGGCAGGTCTGAGGGCCGCTCTGAGGGCGGCCGGGGTCGTCGCGTGA